A stretch of the Leishmania infantum JPCM5 genome chromosome 30 genome encodes the following:
- a CDS encoding putative aldehyde dehydrogenase, whose translation MFLCYLLMVDLFLRAYTIFKWLWACVAQTFDRYTAPTIQVPLPEVNFTTAPAAEPLHPRSAGEGQIQCYDKGTNAPIGTVKAFTPAEVREVVVKARKAQQVWALTPFSTRRKLLFALMDYILAHQEFICQTACVECGKTMMDGTLGEMLTTFEKLRWTAAHGEEVLQEEVRDVGLMTIHKRASVRYVPFGVIGAIVSWNYPFHNIYGPMISALFAGNAFVGKVSEYSSYYASYYESIVKDGLRQLGYSPDLVSFLTGFAETGEAVVSSVDKLTFIGSPSVGKIIMRNAAATLTPVVLELGGKDPAIICEDADLEQVIPVVMRGNFQNCGQNCVGLERILVQAKIHDQLVLELTRLTRALTQGPASQGQYDLGAMTMGKAAIPKIQQLVDDTVKAGATLICGGKTTSDQFYPATILTGVTPDMPIAQEEVFGPVMVIMKFKTDQDAVKMVNACAYGLGSSVFSADIPRAQAIADRIRTGMVNINDFGINYLCQSLPFGGVKISGFDRFAGREGLRGNCIVRASTTDRIPGVKTTIPSILQYPISPVAFTFMENLAQVIYGRLPRMITSVSKLLVIKPGNSTDKKKA comes from the coding sequence ATGTTTCTTTGCTACTTGCTGATGGTCGATCTCTTCTTGCGCGCCTACACCATCTTCAAGTGgctgtgggcgtgcgtggcgcAGACGTTTGACCGCTACACCGCGCCTACGATTcaggtgccgctgccggaggtgaacttcacgacggcgccggccgcgGAACCTCTCCACCCCCGCTCCGCTGGCGAGGGCCAGATTCAGTGCTATGATAAGGGCACGAACGCCCCCATCGGCACCGTGAAGGCGTTCACGCCGGCGGAGGTGCGCGAAGTGGTGGTGAAGGCCCGAAAAGCGCAGCAGGTCTGGGCTCTCACTCCCTTTTCCACTCGACGCAAACTGCTCTTCGCGCTCATGGACTACATCCTCGCCCATCAGGAGTTCATCTGCCAGACGGCCTGCGTGGAGTGCGGCAAGACGATGATGGATGGCACGCTTGGTGAGATGCTGACCACGTTCGAGAAGCTGCGCTGGACTGCAGCACACggtgaggaggtgctgcaagAGGAGGTGCGTGATGTCGGTCTCATGACCATCCACAAGCGCGCCAGCGTGCGCTATGTGCCCTTCGGCGTCATTGGCGCCATCGTCTCGTGGAACTACCCGTTCCACAATATCTACGGTCCCATGATCTCCGCCCTCTTCGCGGGTAACGCCTTCGTCGGAAAGGTGTCGGAGTATTCGTCCTACTACGCCTCCTACTACGAGTCTATCGTGAAGGACGGCCTGCGCCAGCTTGGCTACTCGCCGGATCTCGTGTCCTTCCTCACGGGCTTCGCGGAGACGGGCGAGGCTGTCGTGTCGTCGGTAGACAAGCTCACCTTCATCGGGTCCCCTAGCGTTGGCAAGATCATCATGCGcaacgccgcggcgacgctgacACCGGTTGTGCTGGAGCTCGGCGGCAAGGACCCGGCCATCATTTGCGAGGATGCTGACCTGGAGCAGGTGATCCCGGTCGTGATGCGCGGCAACTTCCAGAACTGCGGGCAGAACTGCGTCGGCCTCGAGCGCATTCTTGTGCAGGCGAAGATCCACGACCAGTTGGTGCTCGAGTTGACTCGCCTGACGCGCGCCCTCACCCAGGGCCCCGCCTCGCAGGGCCAGTACGACCTCGGCGCCATGACGATGGGCAAGGCGGCCATCCCAAAGATCCAGCAGCTGGTCGACGATACGGTGAAGGCAGGTGCCACCCTCATCTGCGGCGGCAAGACGACGAGCGACCAGTTCTACCCTGCCACGATTCTGACGGGCGTGACGCCAGACATGCCGATCGCTCAGGAGGAGGTGTTCGGCCCCGTGATGGTCATTATGAAGTTCAAGACAGACCAGGACGCCGTGAAGATGGTCAACGCGTGCGCCTACGGCCTCGGCTCCAGCGTGTTCAGCGCCGACAtcccgcgcgcgcaggccATCGCCGATCGCATCCGCACGGGTATGGTGAACATCAACGATTTTGGCATCAACTATCTATGCCAGTCGCTGCCGTTTGGTGGCGTGAAGATAAGCGGCTTCGACCGCTTTGCTGGTCGCGAGGGTCTGCGGGGCAACTGCATCGTGCGTGCCTCGACGACCGACCGCATCCCTGGGGTGAAGACGACTATCCCGTCGATTCTGCAGTACCCCATCAGCCCGGTCGCCTTCACCTTCATGGAGAACCTCGCTCAAGTGATCTACGGCCGCCTGCCGCGCATGATCACCTCGGTCAGCAAGCTGCTCGTCATCAAGCCGGGCAACAGCACCGACAAGAAGAAGGCGTGA
- a CDS encoding putative mitogen-activated protein kinase 5, translated as MASNAAANGSFGSSANAVQLVSTQRGRKVYCVRGQSFDIDDNYTVTSVIGHGAYGVVCAALDDRTFQEVAIKRVSRVFEDLIDGRRIWREILLLRILKECGCRNVLRLIRVLPPRDPIMEFRDLYLVTDLYDIDLFSIIRQNKCESIDLLRRISVRVLRCLADMHSMGIVHRDIKPSNILLRDEKNAEEAIVCDFGLARAGLHRLSEPLDLTDYVVTRWYRPPELLLMCPYSYPIDIWAVGCVMAEYAMQRPLFAGRDYIHQLQFVLSSIPITGVDFIERSSSSSGLANMNEIAKKYKGTRPLPQLLSKLPKDGLELVTEMLAFEPNKRITAQEALKHPFFSSVGGPDCKSYPAPPELDLGFDMHAEVSECQLRRAIWDELQYYRK; from the coding sequence ATGGCGTCCAACGCAGCCGCCAACGGCAGCTTTGGCTCCTCCGCCAATGCAGTGCAGCTCGTCTCAACGCAGCGAGGCCGAAAGGTGTACTGCGTGCGAGGGCAGAGCTTCGACATTGATGACAACTACACCGTGACGAGCGTGATCGGGCACGGCGCATACGGTGTGGTGTGCGCTGCGTTAGACGACCGCACGTTCCAAGAGGTGGCGATAAAGCGCGTGAGTCGCGTGTTTGAAGACTTGATCGATGGCCGCCGCATATGGCGCGAGATACTCCTTCTGCGCATCCTTAAAGAGTGTGGGTGTCGCAACGTTCTCCGGCTGATTCGTGTGCTGCCACCGCGAGACCCCATCATGGAGTTTCGTGACCTGTACTTGGTGACGGACCTCTATGACATTGATCTTTTCTCTATCATTCGTCAGAACAAGTGCGAGTCAATAGACCTGTTGCGGCGCATCAGCGTTCGTGTGCTTCGGTGTCTGGCGGACATGCACTCTATGGGCATAGTGCATCGTGACATCAAGCCCAGCAATATTCTGTTGCGTGACGAGAAGAATGCCGAGGAGGCGATAGTATGCGACTTTGGTTTAGCGCGCGCCGGCCTGCACAGATTGAGTGAGCCGCTAGACTTGACCGACTACGTCGTCACCCGGTGGTACCGCCCACCGGAGCTGTTGCTCATGTGTCCGTACAGCTACCCGATCGACATTTGGGCGGTCGGCTGCGTCATGGCCGAATACGCTATGCAGCGACCATTGTTCGCCGGTCGCGACTATATTCACCAGCTTCAGTTTGTGCTCTCTAGCATTCCAATCACTGGGGTCGACTTCATCGAACGTAGCAGTAGCAGCTCCGGACTGGCCAATATGAACGAAATTGCCAAGAAGTACAAGGGCACccgtccgctgccgcagctgctgtcgaAGCTGCCAAAGGATGGGCTGGAACTGGTCACGGAAATGCTCGCCTTCGAGCCGAACAAGCGCATTAccgcgcaggaggcgctcaAGCACCCCTTCTTCAGCAGCGTTGGTGGACCGGATTGCAAGTCCTACCCAGCCCCTCCCGAGCTAGACCTCGGCTTCGACATGCACGCGGAGGTTTCCGAgtgccagctgcgccgcgccatctGGGACGAGTTGCAGTATTACAGAAAGTAG
- a CDS encoding phospholipase c-like protein, which produces MPALTIGSTLPDPPQTSEELLAVQNLLARLQTSLTLRRVTKRNSVRRRTVSLTADGKALEYKPTRKSRRQLLVFRDLYEVTKMDPASKVYKKAKLNSNTNVVVEMNTRIHRGWRIVFDDKASANTWLQMIGYKVKGGALAPSGAVPNEDTLTGCICATWERADTNRDGKVDLKEAKKMMVRMNVEISDDLLADLVRKHDASGDGALDLEEFTTLFIQLTQHEELRPLFASFAAQVDWMTRAEFDCFLKAQGDVPSDILFNTLKPDKNSRITFTQFVHYLLSPCLNPALDPAHQTGVVDEMTHPLKDYFINSSHNTYLSGDQFQSSSQIEMYRRALLAGCRCVELDCWDGKDNDPVIYHGHTRTSKIRFVDVIDTIRRHAFTASPFPVILSLEVHTSDEQSMVMADHLRTILGDMLMTAKDIPNMMYTPESLKGKVLVKWKLPHNDVDDAKEGLAGSDNDSGAARSPSQKAEASSQGALSHLLRSCVTVGAFKTSDWGRDAEPYYIQSYVETVVKELALSHRDEFIGQTSRMMVRVYPKGTRIGSSNYNPTTAWSVGAQLVALNYQTWDDDMRLNDGMFSLNKGCGYVLKPDYLRNPSGKAKATPCTITVTVLSGTQIPKPSLQKKGDIADPYVKLYINKRDRTEVKTSVVRNNGLNPYWMETFTLACESKEIDLLTVKVMDEDTTSANDSVCEMVIPVRALRTGYRAVPMKLCKNGASLPGASILCKFDIVDLPPQS; this is translated from the coding sequence ATGCCAGCGCTCACCATCGGCTCGACGCTGCCGGACCCTCCCCAAACgagcgaggagctgctggcggtgcagaACCTTCTCGCGCGTCTCCAGACCTCCTTGACTCTGCGGCGCGTAACCAAGCGAAACTCCGTCCGGCGAAGGACTGTTTCCCTCACAGCGGACGGCAAGGCGCTTGAGTACAAGCCCACGAGGAAGTCGAGGCGTCAGCTGCTGGTCTTCCGTGACCTCTACGAGGTGACTAAGATGGACCCAGCCAGCAAGGTGTACAAGAAGGCGAAGCTGAACAGTAACACGAATGTCGTCGTCGAAATGAACACGCGCATCCACCGCGGCTGGCGCATCGTCTTCGATGATAAAGCGAGTGCCAACACGTGGCTGCAGATGATCGGCTACAAGGTGAAAGGCGGCGCTCTTGCACCGAGTGGCGCGGTGCCCAACGAGGACACTCTCACGGGTTGCATTTGCGCCACATGGGAGCGAGCGGATACGAACCGGGATGGCAAGGTAGACTTAAAAGAGGCGAAAAAGATGATGGTGCGCATGAATGTCGAGATCAGCGATGATTTGCTGGCCGATCTCGTACGCAAGCACGACGCCTCAGGGGATGGCGCGCTCGACCTGGAGGAGTTCACCACGCTGTTCATTCAGCTCACACAACACGAGGAACTACGACCGCTGTTCGCGTCCTTCGCAGCCCAGGTAGACTGGATGACTCGTGCCGAGTTCGATTGCTTTCTCAAGGCTCAGGGCGACGTCCCCAGTGACATCCTTTTCAACACTCTCAAGCCGGACAAAAACAGCAGAATCACCTTCACCCAGTTCGTGCACTACCTCCTTAGCCCCTGCCTCAACCCAGCCCTCGACCCGGCACATCAGACAGGGGTGGTCGACGAAATGACGCACCCGCTGAAGGACTATTTCATCAACTCCTCGCACAACACGTATCTCTCGGGCGACCAGTTCCAGTCCTCCAGTCAGATTGAGATGTACAGGCGCGCCCTCCTAGcggggtgccgctgcgtcgaGCTAGACTGCTGGGACGGCAAGGATAACGACCCGGTCATCTATCACGGCCACACCCGCACCTCGAAGATCCGCTTTGTCGACGTCATTGATACCATCCGCCGCCacgccttcaccgcctccccgTTTCCGGTCATTCTCTCACTCGAGGTGCACACGTCGGATGAGCAGTCCATGGTCATGGCAGATCACCTGCGCACCATCCTCGGCGATATGCTTATGACGGCCAAGGACATTCCGAACATGATGTACACGCCAGAGTCACTGAAGGGAAAAGTTCTCGTGAAGTGGAAGCTGCCCCACAATGACGTGGACGACGCGAAGGAGGGGCTGGCTGGCTCAGacaacgacagcggcgccgctcggtcgccgtcgcagaaGGCGGAGGCAAGTTCGCAGGGGGCGCTGTCGCACCTGCTAAGGTCCTGCGTTACGGTGGGTGCCTTCAAAACAAGCGACTGGGGCCGGGACGCGGAGCCGTACTATATCCAGAGCTACGTCGAGACCGTGGTGAAGGAGTTAGCGCTGAGCCACCGTGACGAGTTTATCGGGCAGACCTCGCGCATGATGGTGCGCGTCTACCCGAAGGGCACTCGCATCGGCTCCTCAAACTACAACCCGACCACCGCATGGTCTGTTGGGGCGCAGTTGGTGGCACTTAATTACCAGACGTGGGACGACGACATGCGCTTGAACGACGGCATGTTCTCACTGAACAAGGGCTGCGGCTACGTTCTGAAGCCGGATTATCTGCGCAACCCATCGGGTAAGGCAAAGGCAACACCCTGCACCATCACCGTCACCGTGCTAAGCGGGACGCAGATTCCTAAGCCTTCTCTGCAGAAGAAGGGCGACATTGCTGACCCGTACGTGAAGCTGTACATCAACAAGCGCGACCGCACCGAGGTGAAGACGTCAGTGGTGCGCAACAACGGCTTGAATCCATACTGGATGGAGACGTTCACCCTCGCCTGCGAGAGCAAGGAAATAGACTTGCTGACTGTCAAGGTCATGGACGAGGACACGACGTCTGCGAACGACTCCGTGTGTGAGATGGTTATTCCGGTGCGTGCACTGCGCACCGGCTACCGCGCCGTTCCCATGAAGCTCTGCAAGAACGGTGCATCGCTGCCCGGGGCGTCTATCCTATGCAAGTTCGACATTGTAGACCTGCCACCGCAGTCGTAG
- a CDS encoding glyceraldehyde 3-phosphate dehydrogenase,glycosomal, which translates to MAPIKVGINGFGRIGRMVFQAICDQGLIGTEIDVVAVVDMSTNADYFAYQMKHDTVHGRPKYTVEAVKSSPSVKTADVLVVNGHHIKCVKAQRNPADLPWGKLGVDYVIESTGLFTDKLQAEGHIKGGAKKVVISAPASGGAKTIVMGVNQHEYSPTTHHVVSNASCTTNCLAPIVHVLTKENFGIETGLMTTIHSYTATQKTVDGVSLKDWRGGRAAAMNIIPSTTGAAKAVGMVIPSTKGKLTGMSFRVPTPDVSVVDLTFRATRDTSIQEIDKAIKKAAQTYMKGILGFTDDELVSSDFINDNRSSVYDSKATLQNNLPGERRFFKIVSWYDNEWGYSHRVVDLVRYMAAKDAASAKM; encoded by the coding sequence ATGGCTCCCATCAAGGTCGGCATCAACGGCTTCGGCCGCATTGGCCGCATGGTGTTCCAGGCCATCTGTGACCAGGGCCTTATCGGCACCGAGatcgacgtcgtcgccgtggTGGACATGAGCACGAATGCTGACTACTTCGCGTACCAGATGAAGCACGACACGGTGCACGGCCGCCCGAAGTACACGGTGGAGGCTGTGAAGAGCAGTCCGTCCGTGAAGACGGCGGATGTGCTTGTGGTGAACGGCCACCACATCAAGTGCgtgaaggcgcagcgcaacCCCGCGGATTTGCCGTGGGGCAAGCTCGGCGTGGACTACGTGATTGAGTCTACTGGCCTGTTCACGGACAAGCTGCAGGCCGAGGGCCACATCAAGGGTGGCGCGAAGAAGGTCGTGATCAGCGCTCCGGCGTCTGGCGGCGCCAAGACAATCGTGATGGGCGTGAACCAGCACGAGTACTCGCCGACGACGCACCACGTGGTGTCGAACGCGTCGTGCACGACCAACTGCCTGGCCCCCATCGTGCATGTGCTGACAAAGGAGAACTTCGGCATCGAGACTGGTCTGATGACCACCATCCACTCCTACACGGCGACGCAGAAGACGGTGGACGGCGTGTCGCTGAAGGactggcgcggcggccgcgcggcggccatgaACATCATCCCGAGTAcgaccggcgccgccaaggcTGTGGGCATGGTGATCCCGTCGACCAAGGGCAAGCTGACCGGCATGTCCTTCCGCGTACCGACGCCGGACGTGTCCGTCGTGGACCTGACGTTCCGCGCGACGCGCGACACGTCGATCCAGGAGATAGACAAGGCCATcaagaaggcggcgcagacgtaCATGAAGGGCATTCTCGGCTTCACCGACGACGAACTCGTCAGCTCTGACTTCATCAACGACAACCGCAGCTCGGTCTACGACTCCAAGGCGACACTGCAGAACAACCTACCCGGCGAGAGGCGGTTCTTCAAGATCGTGTCGTGGTATGACAACGAGTGGGGCTACTCGCACCGCGTGGTGGACCTGGTGCGCTACATGGCTGCCAAGGACGCTGCGAGCGCGAAGATGTAG